CTCGGCAACCTCATCTTCCTCGATTTGCGCGACCGCACCGGCCTCACGCAGGTCGTCGTGCGCTCCGACCAGAAGGAGCTGTTCGAGAAGGCCGGCGAGCTCGGCAACGAGTACGTGGTCGCGGCGACCGGCGAGGTCCGCATCCGCGAGAGCGTGAACGACAAGATCCCGACCGGCCAGGTGGAGGTCATCGCGAGCGAGCTGCGGCTGCTCAACGTGGCGAAGACGCCGCCGTTCTCGCCCGCCGACGCCGTCCTGCCCAACGAGGACACGCGCCTCAAGTACCGCTATCTCGACCTGCGCCGCAACGAGATGCAGGCGAACCTCGAGCTGCGGCACAAGGTCGCGCTCGCCATCCGCAACCATCTTTCGCAGCAGGGCTTCTTCGAGATCGAGACGCCGTTCCTCACGCGCTCGACGCCCGAGGGCGCGCGCGACTTCCTGGTGCCCAGCCGCGTGCACCACGGCTCGTTCTACGCGCTGCCGCAGTCGCCGCAGCTCTTCAAGCAGATTCTTATGATCTCGGGCTGCGACAAGTACTTCCAGATCGTGCGCTGCTTCCGCGACGAGGACCTGCGCGCCGACCGCCAGCTCGAGTTCACGCAGATCGACCTGGAGATGAGCTACCCGCAGCAGGAGCGCGTCTTCGAGGTGGTCGAGGGATTCGTGGCCGCGGCGTGGCAGGCCGCGGGCGTCACGCTGAAGACGCCGTTCCCGCGCATGACCTACGACGAGGCCATGCGCCGCTACGGTTCCGACAAGCCCGACCTCCGCCTGCCCGCGCTCACCGACGTGAAGGACGCCTTCGCCGCCGCGGATCTGGAGAAGCTCGGCATCGCGCCCGAGTTGCCGGTCGTCGCCATCCGCATCCCGAAGGTGGGCGAACTCTCGCGCAAGGAGCGCGACGAGATCGAGCCGCTGTTCAAGCCGGGACAGGCAAAGCTCTTCGACGACTGGAAGCGCCTGGAGAAGAATTTCCCCGAGGCGGCGACGAAGATTAAAGAGAAACTGCGCGCCGGCGGGTCGCCGGCGCCTACCCAGCATGGTGGGGTAGCGGCCGGCGACCCGCCGGCCAGTGCGGACGACCTCATCGTTCTCGTCGCGGGCGACGCCCAGGCCGCGGCGAAGGAAGGGAAGCAGGCCGACCACGCCGTCTACGGCGCGGCCGGGCTGTTGCGCGTCGCGCTCGGCCAGAAGTACGCCGCGAAACACGGCGCGTTCGCCGGCGGGCTGAAAGACCCGAACAGCTATCGCTGGACCTGGGTCACCGATTTCCCGATGTTCGAGTGGGACGAGGAAGAGAAGCGCTGGAACGCGGCGCACCACCCGTTCACCTCGCCGCATGAGCGCGACATGGAGAAGGTGCTGGAGCAGAAGGATCTGGCCACGGTCCGCGCCAACGCCTACGACATCGTGCTCAACGGCATGGAGCTGGGCTCGGGCTCGATCCGCATCCACCGCCAGGACGTGCAGCGGCAGATCTTCCGCGCGCTCGGCATGTCGGAAGAGGAGGCGCGGCAGCGCTTCGGCTTCTTCCTCGAGGCGCTGGAGTACGGCACGCCGCCGCACGGCGGGATCGCGCTCGGCCTCGACCGCATCGTTATGCTGCTGGCCGGCGGCGAGAGCCTGCGCGAGGTCATCCCGTTCCCCA
This DNA window, taken from Terriglobales bacterium, encodes the following:
- the aspS gene encoding aspartate--tRNA ligase; amino-acid sequence: MQLDYLGELRRTHTCGALRGSDAGKTVTLMGWVNRRRNLGNLIFLDLRDRTGLTQVVVRSDQKELFEKAGELGNEYVVAATGEVRIRESVNDKIPTGQVEVIASELRLLNVAKTPPFSPADAVLPNEDTRLKYRYLDLRRNEMQANLELRHKVALAIRNHLSQQGFFEIETPFLTRSTPEGARDFLVPSRVHHGSFYALPQSPQLFKQILMISGCDKYFQIVRCFRDEDLRADRQLEFTQIDLEMSYPQQERVFEVVEGFVAAAWQAAGVTLKTPFPRMTYDEAMRRYGSDKPDLRLPALTDVKDAFAAADLEKLGIAPELPVVAIRIPKVGELSRKERDEIEPLFKPGQAKLFDDWKRLEKNFPEAATKIKEKLRAGGSPAPTQHGGVAAGDPPASADDLIVLVAGDAQAAAKEGKQADHAVYGAAGLLRVALGQKYAAKHGAFAGGLKDPNSYRWTWVTDFPMFEWDEEEKRWNAAHHPFTSPHERDMEKVLEQKDLATVRANAYDIVLNGMELGSGSIRIHRQDVQRQIFRALGMSEEEARQRFGFFLEALEYGTPPHGGIALGLDRIVMLLAGGESLREVIPFPKTAKAVDLMVDAPTPVNEQQLKELGISVKKS